A DNA window from Impatiens glandulifera chromosome 7, dImpGla2.1, whole genome shotgun sequence contains the following coding sequences:
- the LOC124909534 gene encoding uncharacterized mitochondrial protein AtMg00810-like — translation MSLMGELTFFLGLQVRQLENEIFINQAKYTKELLKKFVMKNFSDASTLMNSSRKLDKDEGIQDVDITAYRGIISSILYLTVSRPYIMFVVGACGRFQANPKQSHYIAAKHISKYLKGTQYYAGCKIDRKSTSGTCQFFDDRLISWFSKKQTSIATSLAEVEYLATSSCCGFNNR, via the exons atgagctTGATGGGTGAACTAACGTTCTTCCTTGGACTTCAAGTTAGACAActtgaaaatgaaatattcataaatcaagctaagtacaccaaggaatTACTGAAGAAATTCGTTATGAAGAACTTCTCAGATGCATCAACTCTCATGAACTCATCGAGaaaactggacaaagatgaaggcATTCAGGATGTTGATATCACAGCCTATCGAGGGATCATTAGCTCCATACTCTATCTGACAGTTAGTCGACCATACATCATGTTCGTTGTCGGAGCatgtggaagatttcaagctaatcctaaacaatctcattacataGCTGCTAAACATATTTCGAAATATCTTAAGGGAACTCAAT actatgcaggatgtaagATTGACAGGAAAAGTACTAGTGGAACGTGTCAATTCTTTGATGATCGTCTGATTTCGTGGTTTAGCAAGAAACAGACGTCTATTGCCACTTCACTAGCAGAAGTTGAGTACCTTGCTACTAGCAGCTGCTGTGGATTCAATAACAGATGA